The segment actaacatatataataaaaacatttaaaaaaattaaaaaaaaaaaagattctaacgTACAAAAGAAATTTGCTCCTGGGGGCTCCTTGTAATAGAATCTGACTTATTTGCCTTAAGCCTCTAAGTGCTAAAAACTTTGGGGAAAGGAACAACAGAAGTGAGGTGTGGCTAGAGGCAGGACTTTCTAAGAGCCAGTTTGGTGCAAGATTACAGTGGTACCTTTAATCTGACACATACTCCAGTTGTGAATATGGCCTTATCAGTACCCTCTGGTAATTAGCAGGATTGGGCCTTTAAGAAATAATCATATGAGGGCTCGATTGATTTGCAAATTGGGACTAAATCCTcccccttttcattttgttggggAGGACTGATTAGAATTAAATTAGGTGCTACAACATAAAATCAGATTGGCACGTAGCGGTCACTTGGTAAACGGCAGTTATCAACATCCATTCCTTAAATCCTCAGAAGCTTTCTGAgttaattttaaggttttttgcATGTGTTTATTGGCCCCTTATAGTATTTAGACATTCCACACACCAAAGCAGCTTTCTTctcagaaaagaaagtaaatgtaccatgtgtctgtcttctcaaatctataaaaattgttatttcctgtgttcttTGTAGAGCTGGTGGAGTTGAGATCTATAATGGGGATCGTAAAATAAAAGTTTCCAATACCCTAGAAAGCCGGCTGGATCTCATAGCCCAGCAGGTGAGTGTGGGAATACGTCTTATTAGTTGGTCTGTTGTTACTTTGAAGTGGTGCAGAGAACATATGTCCATTCACTGGTATTTGGGGTTTGTCactctttctatattttgtggcattttctttctttttttttttttttaaagaccttatttattcattcgacagagatagagacagccagcgagagagggaacacaagcggggggagtgggagaggaagaagcaggctcatagcggagaagcctgatgtggggctcgatcccataacgccgggatcacgccctgagccgaaggcagacgcctaaccactgtgccacccaggtgcccctttgtggCATTTTCTTGAAAGGAGTGGGCAGTAGGCATGCAGCATTTACTGAGGTGACACCATTTACATGAGAGTGGGTTTGTGGTCGAAcgggggttttgtttatttaggaTTCtgatgtatacattttattaaatgtagaGATGCTGCCCAGAGTTCTTTCTCCAGTAAGAATGATGGGGGAACTAAAGTAAATATTGTTTAAAGGGATTACCATAGGGCTGTTGGCTCTTCAGATGTTTCTAGGTTGTACAAATGAACTCTAGGAAACATGCCAGGAAAATTCAGGCGTTTCTCAAAGTGCTGGTCCTCTTTCAGCAGCGGCAGTCTGCTGCTGTGGCTGCTAGCTCGTCTTAAAGTGAAAGCGTTTTGACCTTGAGTATCATTTTCTGGTAACTTAAACCCTAAAGCTGTGTTCTCCGTTAGAGTAGCTGTTACCCAcacatgaataaattaaaattaaataaaattaaaaattgagtccCATggttgcactagccacatttcagacACAcagtaaccacatgtggctagtggcctCTCTATGGACAGCACAGCCTGAGAAGTTTGAGGTTAAATCCGAAGGATTTTTCAGCAGCCCTAACAAACGAGTGCCTCAGCACAAACTTGCATTATGTGTTTTCTCCCTGGCACATACCACACACTCAATAACtgtttgttgaaagaaagaaCATAGGTGATCCAGAATGTTACGTGATAATATTGTTAAGGGATCATCTCCTCTCTACAGCACAGTTTAACAGAAGCCTTGAACAATAATGgctttagttttagtttttttcttcatccCCTTTAAGCAATCAGTCATTACAAATTTGTGATTAGGTAAGTTTCTCACCAAGGATTCTGTTACTGTTCTTTTGGGTAAGTAAAGGTACAGACTTGCTGCACTTAGCTTTGTGATTTCCTTCCCAGCCACACAGTGGTCAGTGACTTGCCACTTGAAGTTAAGATGTgcagttctggggcgcctgactcttgattttggctgaggtcatgatctcggccATGGGATCCAGccttcagcggggagtctgcttgagagtctctctccttctccatctgcccctccctccacttccactctttctctctctcttagataaataaataaaatcttgaaaaagaaaatttgtgtgCTTTCCAAATTCTCCAGCTGACAACACTTATGAAAGAACTTCTTTCTTCACAGATGATGCCAGAAGTACGGGGAGCCTTATTTGGTGCAAATGCCAACAGGAAGTTTTTGGACTAAACCTTTGGGCAAGATGGAGTTCATCCACTGCTCTCCTGCTGTCGTATGGAAGTTTCTGATATTTGAAGAAACAGCATATCTGTGTGGCTTCCTCTTTGCTGTTCTAAAACTCTGTTTTTTGTCAGTGGATCCTCTCTATAGCTAATGCCCTTGGCCTAATTGTTAACATGAGAGAAAGTTTCACTTACTATGATCAGGAAACCTTCTTAGCTTATCTAAAAGTAGTACAACTTCCACTTGCTTCTGTGGCATGAAGATGAGGGTATCAGATGGTGGTTACTGGAGCTTCCCCGAgtctctgctcttcctctgctcttctgcTGTCAGCTCTCGAGCCTAGAGGGTGATGTGTATGGTGTTCTCTGACATTAAGTCTCTGCTCTTTAGGCTTCCGATGCATGGGGGGGCATGCATTCCTGCCAGCAATAGTCGCTTCACTGTTCACCTGTTTGGGCCTAGAAgtgttcctcatctgtaaatgtgatttaaaatctAAGCCATGAATAGGTCTTATTTATTAAAAGGTTTACATGGATTTCGTTGTGATTTATTATGCAAGGTGCTACAAGTTTGTGGTTTGCGAGGGCAAAGTTCTTCCTGAGGTTTCTAGGAAAGCAGCATTTTCCTAATCCCTGTAGTTGCTGGTTGACAGCTGTCACTACTTGAAACCATTAACCCTCTCTGTTTCCTCTGGTACTTCCTGCTCATTTTTACCAGACCTTTATCCAGAAGTGTTCTTTCCAGCCCCTTAGAATCTTTCACGTGTACCACACACAGGTGTTCAATATCACCTGTCCACTGGAGGCTTTGACAGGTTTATTGAGGAAATAGTTTTATTAGTTTTGGCAGAGTCAGAAGAGCATCTGAGGGCTTACTGGGGGAGAAGGGTTACTGTGTGTCAGGCCTAAACCCTTTCACACAggtcctttttttcctctccgcGTTCTTTAGTTTTCCCCCAATGACTACTGAGAGCTGCCCAGGCCTTGCGGTGCGGCAGAGGTGGGAGTCTAACTCGGGTCTGTCTCCACAGTCCGCACTCACACATGGTCCTCCCAGTAGAGAACGCAGCTACTGAGCCTGACCGTTTTTCATAAACATGACGTTCGAGATGAGGTGGGGACTAATGTAAATGCCACCTCCTGGCACAAGCATTGTTTACTGAGGACCTGACCCCTGTGTTGCCAGCATCTTTCCGCAGCAGCCCTCTGGGGAAGGAATCGAGGCACATGGGAACTCTGTTGCAGCAAACCCATTCCGCAAGGCAATGCAGTTATGCAGGAATGGAATCAAGACAAAACCCTGTGTAACCGAAAGAGAAAGTATCCCTGTGGCTGTCCCCCAGCCTCCGAAAACAGCCTTCTGAAGAGCCCGTGGTAGGGACTGCTTCAGTGTTCATTCTGACGTAGCTCAGTTCTGATACGGGCAGGGACAGTAGGGGACAAATCATTCACTGTGgcctgtctgcttctcccactaACGACAAGACAAGATCTtagtccattttatttaaaaccgTGTTCCACAGATTGTTCTGGGAGAGCTGTGCCGTGGAGGGAGGGTCTGCCAGCAGGACAGCTGCCTTGACTCGGCCCTGGCCACTCAGTTAGTCAGCCTAATCCCGCAGCCATCACGATTTGAAAAGATCGCTTGGTTTCAGACTCGGTGCTGACTTTGAGGGCTTTCATGGTCTCCTTGAACTTCTTCGatcctcctttctcccccaaatcagtGCCAGAACTAACCATAAGTTATTTAATTCAGAATTAACAAAACTAAATCCTCAAACTGACTCAAGTACATGAAGTTTGAGTatgaagtagaaaaggaaaaatgtagaaaCGACCCTTTTATCTTTACTATGTGTTAAGGGCCTGCCATTAATCCAGTCCACGCGTGtaccatttttgttgttgaaaagcAGGTGGTTAGGGGCTTCTGAAGCACCCTGGTAGCTGTAGccccaaagaaaatgaatgcGGCTATGAAGGGAGAATGGGACCCTAGGCAGTGTGCTGCTTAGAGTAAGTGTTTCTTCTGAGATTGAGGTAGCACTACAGGTTAGAGGACAGAATACAACCTGGACGGCCATCTTGCTCATCCCCCTCTGGCCTAAGTAGAATGGGCTAGAGAGATGGCAGGCGACTTGGGCTCCAGCTATCTCTACTCGAAACACTTTAAGATCCGCTCCCCAATACCGATGAAGTAGACCCCTTGGGCAATCCCAAAGAGAGGGGCTATGACAAGGGCCCGGCAGCCTGCTCCCTTCATGAGGGCAGATGGTCCCTCCTGAATCCAGAGTTTcctgcagagagagaagagcccCGTGAGCTGATTGACAGGAGTGCACTGCGAACAGTAGTGTGATATGCCCCCTCTGACGTTTGTACATCTTCCCTTGGAGGGTAGGTGTCGTCTTCCACAGCAGTAGCAGGCTCCCCGGGCTGTAGAAGCCTTGTCCCACCCactatgtgtgcatgtgtggatTACTAAGCAGCTGGGTCTGGGCCATGGGAAATCGGCTCAGTCTGACTAGGCTGTGGGAGAAATGCTGTGGGGATGCGAAGGAGGAAGAGCTCCTAGTACGTCCTGTTCTGTTGAGCGGTGAGGGGAAGGAACATGACAAAGCCAGAGCTCAGCGTAGTACAGTGATAAAAGTGTCCTCCAGGTGGGCTGTAGGTAGACAGCAATGCAGGGGGActgtcccagccccagcctctgcaGGGCTGCAGGCCTCTCACCTGGCACAGTCGGTGATCCCACTGTAGCTGTCCTCACCCAGGCCTTTTTTGAGGGTTTGGATTCGAGTTTTCAAAACTAAAACAAGTTAAAATAAGCCATGAACATCTTGCTTTTGGCCCCCTCTCTCCAACATGAAGCTGTTTCCTGTTAGAGCCAGCATGCACGAAACAGTCCTGAGGCCAGTTCTGCTGCTGTGTGATCTGTAATAGAAGCTCTTCTGGTCTTTGggtctcatttataaaatgaagaaattagaaaTGACACGATCCTTCAGGTTACTCATACCATAGAAAGGTCCACCTATGTGTTAGGGGAGCTGGGTGTAGCCCTGAAGATAGGAGAAGCCTGGTCTCATAACTGTTTAACTCCTGCCTTTAGCTTCAGGTTTGAAAACTCCACTGGGGGACAAAAAGCTAATGAAATTAGCACATAGAAGGTGAGGGGATTTGTCAGGGTAAGAAATAGAGTGAAGGTCTTCTTGGCTCTACTATATCTGGAAAGACCCTTGCTGAGTTTCTGCCAGCTATACAGCTGTGTAATTCGTAAAGTGAGTCAACCCTTGAAGCCCCTCCATCTCCGATGCACTTACCATCCAGAGGTGTTACTGTGACAGCAGCTATGGAACCTGCAACGCAGCCTGACATGAAGGAATGAGCAAAGGAAGCCTTCCCCGTGCTCTCGTTGAACCCGAGGTTGTTAAGGTTGGCAAACAGTGGGAAGTAGATGATGGAGAAGGGAATGTCTCTGCGGGAGAGGATGAGGGATGAGCTGTCTGCTGCTCCAGGCCTCCCCCGCAAGCTCAGGCAGGAAGCCTCTCCCTAAGCCCCACTGTCCAGGGGACGGTCAGAGACAAGACCACAGTTACCTATATCTTCCCTGGCAGGAAGTGCACTGCGAACACTCCGTGATAACACGGAGTGACAGAGGGTGTAAGGGCAGCGATGGGTCTGCCTGCCCGCCCCACCCTCCTGGTGCATCACTCTGCCCTCCCAGCACCTGCAGCGGCTCAGTGAAGACCTAGTGGCAGAGGGACTGGGAGCGCACTCTGTGAGAACGGTGGATGGCCTAAGGTAAGAGGGAGTGAGTTGAGGGAGTGGCTGGTTAAGAGCTCTATaagccaggcacctgggtggcacagaggttaagcatctgccttcggctcggggcatgatcccggcgttatgggattgagccccacatcaggctcctccgctgtgagcctgccttcctctcccactccccctgcttgtgttccttctcactggctgtctctatctctgtcgaataaataaataaaatattaaaaaaaaaaaaacaactctataAGCTACATGTTAAGGGGGTGGCGTGGGCAGGAAGGTGAAGTTCATTCAACAATTGCCCAGTGATAGGAAAAAATTAGCCCCTGGCCTGGGACACTTCTGATCAACTTTAAGGATTTTGGCCAAGTAGCCAAGTAAAACGAGGGGTCTCTGGGCTTGTTAACTTATAAatgatccaggggcacctgggtggcacagtggttgggcgtctgccttcggctgggggtgtgatcccggcgttatgggatcgagccccacatcaggctcctccactggaagcctgcttcttcctctcccactccccctacttgtgttccctctctcactggctggctgtctgtcgaataaatggatggaatctttaaaaaaaaaaaaaaaacttataaatgaTCCAAAGTCCTTCGTACATAGGGCATTCTTTGGTGCCTTTGGGCCACAGAACATCCCATACTCATGTGGTCCGGTTACTGGAGAAGGGGCCTCAAACTAGTCTTCCAGGCGCCTGTGCAATTCTGCTCAATTCTGAACCAAATAGGAAGCCTGGAGATAGCTTGCTCTGTGGGGTCTGAGTGTTCCAGGAAGAATGCAGCGACAGATTGGGGCCGCAGTCCCGTGGCCCTCCGTGcactctccctgccccccggGGCCCTTCTGTATCCCAAAGTCAGGAAGAAAGCCTCACCTGAGGAGAGTGGCACCCAGACCCTTGTAGAGCCCGGCCAGGCCCTGGGTGCGGAGCAGCTCCCAGGCGATAAGGGTGGCGGACGGGCGCTTGTGGGAGGAAACGGAGCCCGCAGTGTAGGACCTGGAGGAGGATGGTGCTGAGGCTGCACCCTGACGAACTGCTGAAAGAGAGAGGACAGACCCCATCACAAGGCAGGCTGCAGGCAGGGAACATGCCTCCCGCCTCCTCACCCTGGGACAGCTCAGAGGTGAGGCTGACATCCCTACTAGAATTCTGAGGATCGTCCTAATTTTATATTACTTAccttttaagatttgatttttaagtcatctctaaaTCTCACGTGGGGTCTGAgctcacgatcccaagatcaagagtcgcacgctccacccactgagccagccaggcgccccggattGTCTTCTTTTAAGAACATTGATTTTTGGCTCCaaggaaatctttctttttttttttttttttaagattttatttatttattcgacagagacagccagtgagagagggaaaacaagcaggggggagtgggagaggaagaagcaggctcatagcggaagagcccgacgtggggctcgatcccataacgcggagatcacgccctgagctgaaggcagacgcttaaccgcttaaccgctgtgccacccaggcgccccttaaggaAATCTTTCTAAGATCAGTGTCATCTAATGTGTCGTCCCTGCTGCACGGGGCGCTTCCCAAGAGCCACAGCCTGCCCGGCCTCCTCCACAGGGAGCTACAGCCGCACCTGCTTCAGGCCCCAGTCCCTCAGCCTCCTGTTAAAGCTCTGCTTTTGACCCGGCTTCTACTTCTAACCCATCTCTGAGCCTGTTTACATATTCTTGTCCTGCTGGCACTTTGGGACATTGGAGTCACACTTCCTTCTGCCTAATGTGTAAAGCAGCAAATTCTTTTTGTCCAAAATCTATCTCCTTCAGGCCTCCGGAGGTGCCCCCTCCCTCTACTATTCCAAGATCAGGTGAACATAGCCTTTATACCCTTCACCATTTTATAGAACTTGATTCTTCATTTTAGTTGAATATTTCAGAGCCCATAATTGGATGAGTTCAACAtctaaaaaatagaatggaattgGTTTTTTCCTGAGCATTTCAAGCACAGCATTTCAGCCATGGATGAGTTCCGTTCATGACCACAGGATTCAGTGTGCTGCAGTTGTGTGACTATTCGTTTTCTTAATTCTCCCCATTTGAGCAGCTTTGTCTAGACTCTATGCTCTTGCTGTGAGGAAGTGGTTTCATGTCCCAGTTTTGTCTGACAGCCACCAGGAAGGCAGCTCACCCTGAGAAACTGCTGACTGCCCATATGTTCCTGAGGCAGAGAGCCGGGCGCAGGCTCAGACAATGAGCTTGAGGAAGGTAGTTCATCAGTGGCCCTTATTTTCCCCATTGTCTGCCCTAAGTATCCAGAGTTCCCCCGTTCATTCCTAGCctgtctttcccttctttttacaTGGTGTAGGAGTACTAACACTCTCACccaagttgaaaaacaaaatgtttcagAGCTTTAACTCCTTATAGATCAAAACACAGGGGTTTCCAGTGCCCAAACTTTATTCTTGCTGCAGTTTCATGTGCTCCACGCTAGTCTGCTCCAACGTAGAAAGTTGGCTGAATTCTAGCACAGTACGTGCTCACAGTGGGtttgaggaggggaagggcaccCACGTTTATTGAGGGCCTTGCCAGGTGCTAGGTTAGGCACCTCCCACGCTGGCTTCTTTCATGCAGGCACTGTGGTTCACCTCTGAGGAGAAGCCCTCCATCCCACCCCACTGGGGCTGGCCTCTCTTCTGCTAGACAGCGAAACCTGGTTCTTAATCTATGCATTGGTACTTACTTACACCACCCGGTATATTTGAGAGGACCAGGATTTAGAAAAGGGACAAAATtcttttccaaacaaaacaaaaagaataggaATGGTTCTCTTGTCCCTTGTTATGTCTTCCCATCAAAGGCCAGCTTCTATAGCATAATATAATAGAGCATAATATGACGTCTACTGACCGAAGTGTTTGTGCTCAGGCTGTTGACACTTCTTAAAATCTTTAGGAAATCAAGCCTAAAGGTCATGGTGGTCTGTTAGAAATATTAGGttattttctgaataaagttTCTCATTTCTGCTATTTGTTCTAGAGTTAGAAGTGTTAAAATCTATAATAGTAACTATTAAATAAAgacttctaggggcacctggctggctcagtcggtagagcacgtgacttttgatgatctcagggttataagtttgatccccatgttgggtggacagattgcttaaaaaatttttttaaatcttaaaaaaaaagacttctgggggacacctggatggcttggttggttaagcatctgcctttggctcaggtcatgatcccagggtcctaggattgagtctcccatcgggctccttgctcagcagggagcctgccactccccctgcttgtgctctctctctgaccaaaaaaaaaaaaaaaaattttttttctactgacCTGGAAAGCTGATTGGAAATGAGCGCAGAATATGGGGAAATCTATTCTGATCACAACCCTTTGCTAATCCCATGTGAAGTTGGGATAGGCCTCACCCAAGCGTCCAGCATCCTGCAGCTGAATCTTGAGCATTTCCATGGGACAGGTAACCACCACCTGGCATATTCCAGCTCCACATCCAGCTAGCATCTCCATCTTCAGGTTCCGCTGCATCCTGTGGGACCATGAGTCAGGCTCCTTCAATGACAGGCCAGCCCTGCCACCCACCCTGGCCCATCTACTCAAGTCCCTTGGTAGTTGGAA is part of the Ailuropoda melanoleuca isolate Jingjing chromosome 16, ASM200744v2, whole genome shotgun sequence genome and harbors:
- the SLC25A18 gene encoding mitochondrial glutamate carrier 2 isoform X1 codes for the protein MSKQDLSVTAKLINGGVAGLVGVTCVFPIDLAKTRLQNQHGKDIYKGMIDCLMKTARAEGFLGMYQGAAVNLTLVTPEKAIKLAANDFFRQLLMEDGMQRNLKMEMLAGCGAGICQVVVTCPMEMLKIQLQDAGRLAVRQGAASAPSSSRSYTAGSVSSHKRPSATLIAWELLRTQGLAGLYKGLGATLLRDIPFSIIYFPLFANLNNLGFNESTGKASFAHSFMSGCVAGSIAAVTVTPLDVLKTRIQTLKKGLGEDSYSGITDCARKLWIQEGPSALMKGAGCRALVIAPLFGIAQGVYFIGIGERILKCFE